The Podospora pseudocomata strain CBS 415.72m chromosome 1 map unlocalized CBS415.72m_1, whole genome shotgun sequence genome has a segment encoding these proteins:
- the PMT4 gene encoding Dolichyl-phosphate-mannose--protein mannosyltransferase 4 (COG:O; BUSCO:EOG09260J53; CAZy:GT39; EggNog:ENOG503NV01), which yields MATTAHQGTLRQRSVAGSKKNKDGASSDVELDKLVKAANQRPKAVSENDHRIAFFIITILAFITRFWGISHPNEVVFDEVHFGKFASYYLEKTYFFDVHPPFGKLLFAFVGWLVGFDGHFHFENIGDSYIANKVPYVAFRSLPALLGALTVSVVYLIMWESGYSLPACILAAGLVLLDNAHIGQTRLILLDATLVFAMACSLLCYIKFYKLRHEPFSRKWWKWLILTGFALSCDISTKYVGLFAFITIGSAVVIELWDLLDIKRPGGALTLAQFGKHFAARAFGLIFLPFLFYLFWFQVHFAILTRSGPGDDFMTPEFQETLSDNIMLSNAITIDYYDTISIKHKETKAYLHSHPERYPLRYDDGRVSSQGQQVTGYPFNDTNNYWQILPAGADDKQLNRHIKNHDLIRLRHVVTDTILLSHDVASPYFPTNQEFTTVSLADAYGDRAADTLFEVRIEHGKPNQEWKTISGHFKLIHNPSKVAMWTHTKPLPEWAFKQQEINGNKQIAPSSNVWLVEDISSLPADHPRRAKVAKKVKTLPFLRKWFELQRSMFWHNNQLTASHPYASLPYSWPFLLRGVSFWTQNDTRQQIYFLGNPIGWWIASSVLAIYAGIILADQFSLRRGMDALDHRSRSRLYNSTGFFFLAWATHYFPFYVMGRQLFLHHYLPAHLASALVTGALVEFIFSQDAVEHEVAHQAAKAGMKNQTPKHHLTARERFAGQSLLGSWVATGVILTLVAAGWYFFLPLTYGYPGLTVEQVIRRKWLGYDLHFAK from the exons ATGGCTACAACAGCCCACCAGGGCACCTTGCGCCAGCGTAGCGTAGCTGGTAGCAAGAAGAACAAAGATGGCGCCTCCTCCGATGTTGAGCTCGACAAGCTCGTCAAGGCCGCCAACCAGCGCCCAAAGGCTGTCTCGGAGAACGATCACAGgatcgccttcttcatcattACCATCCTGGCCTTCATCACCAGATTCTGGGGCATTAGTCACCCCAACGAGGTTGTTTTTGACGAAGTACACTTCGGAAAG TTCGCCTCGTACTATCTCGAAAAGACCTACTTCTTCGACGTGCACCCTCCGTTCGGCAAGCTCCTCTTTGCCTTTgttggctggctggttggCTTCGATGGCCACTTTCACTTCGAGAACATTGGCGACTCCTACATTGCGAACAAGGTTCCCTACGTGGCCTTCCGCTCCCTCCCTGCACTCCTTGGCGCCTTGACCGTCTCGGTGGTATACCTTATCATGTGGGAGTCTGGGTACAGCCTTCCAGCCTGCATTCTTGCCGCTGGCTTGGTTCTGCTCGACAACGCCCATATTGGCCAAACACGCCTGATTCTTCTCGATGCCACCCTCGTGTTTGCCATGGCCTGCAGCTTGCTCTGCTATATCAAGTTCTACAAGTTGCGCCATGAGCCCTTCTCAAGGAAGTGGTGGAAGTGGCTGATCCTCACTGGATTTGCCCTTTCCTGCGATATCTCAACCAAATACGTTGGTCTTTTCGCCTTCATCACCATTGGTTCTGCTGTTGTCATTGAGCTTTGGGACTTGCTGGATATTAAGAGGCCTGGTGGAGCTCTGACCTTGGCTCAGTTCGGCAAGCACTTTGCTGCTAGAGCTTTCGGCTTGATCTTCCTGCCCTTCCTCTTTTACCTCTTCTGGTTCCAGGTTCACTTCGCCATTCTCACCCGCTCCGGCCCCGGTGATGATTTCATGACCCCCGAGTTCCAGGAGACCCTGAGCGACAACATCATGCTCAgcaacgccatcaccatTGACTATTACGACACCATCTCGATCAAGCAcaaggagaccaaggctTACCTTCACAGCCACCCGGAGCGTTATCCTCTGCGGTACGACGATGGTCGTGTTTCCAGCCAGGGTCAGCAGGTCACTGGTTACCCATTCAATGACACCAACAACTATTGGCAGATTCTCCCCGCTGGTGCCGATGACAAGCAACTCAATCGTCACATCAAGAATCACGACCTCATCAGACTCCGTCACGTTGTTACCGACACCATTCTCTTGTCCCACGACGTTGCCTCGCCATACTTCCCTACCAACCAGGAGTTCACCACGGTCTCGCTTGCGGACGCCTATGGTGACAGGGCTGCTGACACTCTCTTCGAAGTACGCATTGAGCATGGCAAACCTAACCAGGAATGGAAGACTATCTCGGGCCACTTCAAGCTGATCCACAACCCAAGCAAGGTTGCCATGTGGACTCACACCAAGCCTCTTCCTGAATGGGCTTTCAAGCAGCAGGAAATCAACGGCAACAAGCAAATCGCACCAAGTTCCAATGTCTGGCTTGTTGAGGACATTTCTTCTCTGCCCGCCGACCACCCGCGCCGCGCCAAGGTAGCAAAGAAGGTTAAGACTTTGCCCTTCTTGCGCAAGTGGTTTGAGCTGCAAAGGTCCATGTTCTGGCACAACAACCAGCTGACGGCCAGCCACCCCTACGCTTCGCTCCCCTACTCTTGGCCTTTCCTGCTCCGCGGTGTCAGCTTCTGGACACAGAATGATACTCGTCAACAAATCTACTTCCTTGGCAACCCAATCGGTTGGTGGATTGCCAGCAGTGTCCTGGCCATCTATGCCggcatcatcttggccgacCAGTTCTCACTGCGCCGTGGCATGGATGCTTTGGATCACC GGTCTCGCTCCCGCCTGTACAACTCCacgggcttcttcttccttgccTGGGCTACCCATTACTTCCCCTTTTATGTCATGGGTCGTCAGCTCTTCCTTCATCACTATCTCCCCGCACATCTAGCATCTGCCCTTGTCACGGGTGCGCTGGTTGAGTTCATCTTCAGCCAGGACGCCGTGGAGCACGAGGTGGCCCATCAAGCCGCTAAGGCCGGCATGAAGAACCAGACTCCTAAGCACCACTTGACGGCCCGCGAGCGTTTTGCCGGCCAGAGTTTGTTAGGGTCATGGGTTGCCACCGGTGTCATTCTTACCTTGGTTGCCGCGGGCTGGTACTTCTTCTTGCCTTTGACCTACGGCTACCCCGGCCTGACGGTGGAGCAAGTTATCCGGAGAAAGTGGCTGGGTTATGATCTTCACTTTGCCAAATAG
- a CDS encoding uncharacterized protein (EggNog:ENOG503NXAM; COG:I; COG:Q) has protein sequence MDLFRTLPVRSISVVSLTTAYLASSGKLPIWPQWSLVPSFLALWSLQFSFWLIWVLFLYNSLFSPFQDLPTPDGKHWLFGHFPIIKKFPTGKPMIEWVNTLPNDGLIRYFGLFNQERLLPTNPKVLTELLTTKNYDFQKPSSWRWLIGRMLGVGLLLAEGDEHKVQRRNLNPAFHFRHIKNLYPIFWSKSKEGVEALTKKVLSEKKSNGPSGPKDQEGSRTAVVEVGNWASRIALDIIGVTGLGRDFGAISDPGNELNQTYQNLFSPSKQSQTLGMLNLIFPARLVQLLPVQRNADILEAARYIRNVCHDLIRAKKEKQERKESLGDDILSTAIESGAFSDDNLVDQLMTFLAAGHETTASAMTWAIYLLSKNPEIQSRLRAEVRSRLPSLADDSSQEITSVDIDSMTYLNAVCSEVLRYFPPAPVTIRVAACDTSIQGRHIPKGTQFMIIPWAINKSEALWGPDAREFNPDRWVPKDETDKSAASGGATSNYAFLTFLHGPRSCIGQQFAKAEFACMLATWVGRFEMELEKKEEEDEEKISIKSTLTARPEKGLFVRLKVLDGW, from the exons ATGGATCTTTTTAGGACCTTACCTGTCCGCTCCATTTCGGTTGTCTCCCTGACGACTGCGTATCTGGCGTCATCAGGCAAACTACCCATATGGCCCCAATGGAGCCTGGTACCGTCATTCCTAGCTCTTTGGAGTCTTCAATTCTCCTTCTGGCTTATATGGGTTCTCTTTCTCTACAATAGTCTGTTTTCTCCCTTTCAAGACTTGCCCACGCCTGACGGCAAACATTGGCTCTTTGGCCatttccccatcatcaagaagttTCCGACTGGGAAACCTATGATTGAGTG GGTGAACACACTCCCGAATGACGGCCTGATCAGATATTTTGGTCTCTTCAACCAAGAGAGGCTGCTCCCTACAAACCCCAAGGTATTGACCGAGCTTCTTACCACCAAAAACTATGACTTCCAAAAGCCCTCTTCATGGCGATGGCTCATCGGCCGTATGCTCGGTGTCGGGCTTTTGTTGGCTGAAGGTGACGAACATAAAGTGCAGCGGAGGAATCTGAATCCAGCATTCCACTTCCGCCACATCAAGAATCTGTATCCTATTTTTTGGAGTAAATCCAAGGAGGGTGTAGAGGCCTTGACCAAGAAAGTCCTGAGCGAGAAGAAGTCCAATGGGCCATCGGGACCCAAGGACCAAGAAGGAAGCCGTACGGCTGTCGTCGAGGTCGGAAACTGGGCCTCTAGAATTGCACTCGACATTATCGGAGTCACCGGTCTCGGTCGTGACTTTGGCGCCATCTCAGATCCAGGGAACGAACTCAACCAGACCTACCAAAATCTGTTTTCTCCCAGCAAGCAAAGCCAAACGCTCGGTATGCTTAACCTCATCTTCCCAGCCCGTCTAGTCCAACTCCTTCCTGTTCAACGCAACGCAGACATTTTGGAAGCCGCCCGCTATATAAGGAACGTCTGCCACGACCTCATCCGagccaagaaagaaaagcaaGAACGGAAAGAGTCCCTCGGCGACgacatcctctccaccgccatCGAATCCGGTGCTTTCAGCGACGATAACCTTGTTGACCAACTCATGACCTTCCTCGCTGCCGGCCACGAAACCACCGCGTCTGCCATGACATGGGCCATCTACCTCCTTTCCAAGAACCCCGAGATCCAATCCCGCCTCCGCGCCGAAGTCCGTTcccgcctcccctcccttgcAGATGATTCCTCCCAAGAAATCACCAGCGTCGACATCGACTCCATGACCTATCTCAACGCGGTTTGCTCTGAAGTCCTTCGGTATTTCCCCCCTGCTCCCGTCACCATCCGGGTAGCTGCCTGCGACACCTCGATCCAGGGCCGGCACATACCCAAGGGAACTCAGTTCATGATCATCCCTTGGGCTATCAACAAGTCCGAAGCCCTTTGGGGGCCTGACGCAAGGGAGTTCAACCCTGACCGCTGGGTGCCAAAGGACGAGACGGATAAGAGTGCTGCCAGTGGAGGGGCGACGTCGAACTATGCGTTCCTGACTTTCTTGCACGGGCCGAGGAGTTGTATCGGGCAGCAGTTTGCCAAGGCGGAGTTTGCGTGTATGTTGGCTAcgtgggttgggaggttcgagatggagctggagaaaaaggaggaggaggatgaggagaagatTAGTATCAAGAGCACGCTCACGGCGAGGCcggagaaggggttgtttgTGAGGTTAAAGGTGTTGGACGGGTGGTAG